CGAGGCAAGACGCCTTTCCGGGTGCATGAGGACGCCGGCGACGATCAGTCCGGTTACGGGATCGGCGGCATAAAGCGCCTTGGCGGCAAGCGTCTCCCGCGGCGCCATATTGTTATGTCCTTTGATCGCCGTAATGATCTCTTCGGGAAGCTGATACGGTTTGAGGAGCTCTTCCGTGACCAACGTATGCCTCTCCGGTTGATTCATGGTCTCTTCATAGTCGAGATCGTGCAGGAGGCCGATCAACCCCCACTGTTCGACATCTTGTTGGAAATGTTCCGCGAGTTCCCGCATCACTGCCTCGACGGCCAAAACATGCTTGAACAGATTGGCGTTCGAAAATCGCGGACGAACGATCGCTAAAGCTTCCTCGCGAGTCATAACGGTTCCTTTAAGCAGCCATAAGCCAAAACCGGGCGGTCATCCTTGTTATTGAGCCGAGCGCAATTAAATTCTTTTAGATATCCTACATGCCGCATCAGAATCGAAGCCTGCCGAGAATTCGCTCCTTGCTGTTTAAAAGAAATCGACGCTGCTTGTTTTGCGCCCGCGCCGAAAAAGCGGAAAAAAGCTGTTTGGTACCGCCGGAATCGGACAAAGGCTTAAAAGTAATTTTTGCTGAGCAAAATATAGACAAAAATGACCAAAATAGCAATCGGGCAGATAAAGCGGATCAGAAAAGCCCATAGTCGACGATATGGAAAGCTGTTGCCCTCGGCTGTGATTTCTCGGCAGGCGGCGGATACCCCCCATTTGTATCCCACGAAAATCGATACCAGTAAAGCACCGAGCGTCAGCGAATAGTTGCCCATGATGATGTTCATCAAATCGAGGAAGCCGACGCCGAGACCCGGAATTTGGGTGAGTTTTTGGACGACGCCGAAAGACAAGGCGGACGGCAAGCCGAGAAAGAAAGCCAGAAGGGTCATGGCTATGACGGCAGGCCTGCGGCGCCATTTGTGTTCGTCCACCATATATGCCACGGCAACCTCCAAAAGGGAGATGGTGGAGGTAAGAGCAGCAATAGCCAGGAGGAGAAAAAACGCGGCGCCGAATAGTGTGCCGAAAATCATGCGCGGAAAGATCGTCGGCAGAACGATGAACACCAATCCGGCTCCCTGAGCGGGATCGATATTCATGGCAAAAAGAGCGGGAAAAATAAGAAATCCTGCCAGGACTGCAATCAGTGTATCGAACAGACAGACATAGGCGGCAGAGGAAAAAATGTTTTCTTTTTTGTGCAGATAACTGCCGTAGGTAATCATGGCGCCCATGCCGAGGCTGAGGGAAAAGAGAGCCTGTCCAAGCGCCATGACCACGGCGTTGGGCGTCAATTTGGTAAAATCGGGTTTGAGGTAAAAATTGAGACCGGCCCCGGCGCCCTCTAAAGTGAGGGAGCGAATAGTCAGCAGCAACAGGAGAATAAAGAGGAGCGGCATCATCCATCGGACGGTTCTTTCGATGCCGCCGGAAACGCCGCCCATAACCACAATAGCGCTGAGAAAGAGAAACAAGGCAAAGTAACCGACGCCGGCAAAAGGATCGGCTACGAAGCGGTTGAATATGAGTTGTGCTTCGGCGGAATTAAATCCGGCAGAAGAGAAAGCGCCGATGAGGGTCTTGAAAAAGTAGCCGAGCGTCCAACCGGCCACCACCGAATAGTAGGAGAGAATGCCGATGCCCGTAAGGACGCCGAGGAGGCCGATCAGCCGCCACCCTCCTCGCGGCGCCAATGTCCGAAAGGCCCCGACCGGACTATGACGGGTATGTCGTCCGAGAGCAATCTCGGCAATCATGACCGGCACACCGATTGCTGCGACAAACAGAATATAGATCAATACAAACGCCGCGCCGCCGTTCTGGCCGGTCACATATGGAAACCGCCAAATATTTCCCAAGCCGACGGCTGAGCCTGCCGCGGCCAAGATAAATCCCAATTTCGATCCCCAGGAACCTCGCTCTTTCTCTGCCGTCACTCGTTTCTCCTCCATGCAGCCTGATAGCTTTTCTTTACAAACGAATCGACAAAGTGACCTGCCATCGTCGAAAAGACGCCGCCAGGAAGCGCTCCCGATCAGTTGTCGCCTGCACCGACAGTTCCGGTGATTCGTCAAAGTCGGCCAGATGCGCATCTACGTATGCATCGGCGGCGCTGTAAAGGATCGTCGCCGCCAGCAACCAATAGGACAAGTTGCGGCTGTCCGTATAGTAGAATTTCAAATTTTCATCTTCGGTTTGCCTTGCCAATTGATCCATAATCACCGCATTGGCAATGCAGCCGACTTCGGCGCCGATGATCAATACGCCTTTAAACCATTTGCCGTTGTAAAATTGCCCCCAACCGGGAAGAATTAAGGAGCGTATGAGAGCGCCGCGGGGACTTTTCGTACTGTCCGGTCGTTCGGCGCTCAAAGCCCACGCGCTGCCCACTGCCAGGCAAAACAGAAAAACCGCCGCCGATCGTTTCATTCAGGAAATGACCGCCGTTGCTTCGATTTCGATCAACGCCCCTTTGGGCAGACGGGCGACTTGGACCGTGCTGCGCGCCGGCCGCGCTTCGCCGAACCACTCGGCATAGACCGCATTCATCGCGGCAAAATCATCCATGTTTTGCAAAAAAACCGTCGTTTTGACGACGTTTTGCCGGCTTGCCCCCGCTGCCGCCAGAATTTCCCCCAAATTGCGCAGCGCCTGTTTGGTCTGCGCTTCGATTCCGGCCACGAGCTCGCCGGTTTTCGGATCGAGCCCCAACTGTCCTGATACAAAAATAATAGTCCCAGCCGCGGCAACCGCTTGGCTGTATGGGCCGATGGCCGCCGGTGCTTCGGCTGTTTCGATTCGCTTCATAACTGTTCCCTGAGATAACGTCGAGAATAATAAAAGTCAAACGTGTTTACGAGCAGCTGCCCCTCTGCATCGGTTGATTCGACGGTTGCCTGCAAGAGATCACGAAGGCTGTAACGGGACAGCAGACGAAGATCCTCTTCGGCTGGGGCAAAGAAACCGTTTTCCATAATGCGCAGCAGCCGATCTAATGTGACCGTTTTGAGCGCCCCGACAAACTGCGGGTCGAACTCTTTACCGGCTCCGTCATCGATGATGCGCATCACTTCCACTATCGGAAGACGGTCGCGATAATGGCGCACGGAAGTGAGGGCATCGAACACGTCACAGACCGCCAGGATGCGCGAAAGCTTGGGAATCTCTTCGCCCTTTAAGCCTTCGGGATAGCCGGAACCGTCGAGTTTTTCGTGATGCGCCGAGGCGATATGCGGTACTTCGCGCAAATGCCGCGTAAAGTTGATCTTTTCCAAAATCGAACGGGTAAAGAGAGGATGGCGCTGAATGTGAAGAAACTCTTCTCTGGTCAGAGTGGTCTTTTTGGTCAACACCGCTTCGCGGACGGCGATTTTGCCGTAATCGTGCAGCAAAGCAGCGGTGCGCAGGATCTCCCGTTCACGCTCATCCAGGGCCACAATAAGGGCAATTTCATCTGCATAGAGGGCGATGCGGCGCGAGTGACCCGCAGTCATAGGATCGCGCGCGTCGATCGTTCCGGCAAGCGTCTCGATAAAGCTGTCAAAGCTCTTTTTCTGCTCCTCATAGAGCTGCGCGTTTTCGATCTGCGAAGCGGCAATGACACCGATCGCTTCCAGCAGCTCGACGTCGTCATCGGTAAACGGTCCGCCCGCCTTGTTTAGCGCCTGAAAGACACCGATGATTTCGCCGCGGCTGTTGCGCAGCGGCGTGGTCAACACGCTGCGGGTGACGAAACCGGTTTGCCTGTCGATTTCGGGGTTAAAGCGCGGATCCTGATAGGCATCGGGGATATTGAGCACCCTGCCGGTGGAAGCGACATAGCCGGCCAACCCGAGATGTTTGGGAAACCGAATCTCCGAAGCGCCGTGCGCCACCTGCGTCGCCAACTCACCCCGCTCTTCATCGATGATAAAGACCGAACAGCGCTCGCAGTCGAGAACCTGCTTGACCTCGTCCATGATGCGTAAAAGCAGACGATCGAGAATCAGCTCGCGGGTAATGTTGCGGGTGACGTCCAATAACAGCTGCAGCCGCTCCTGCTGACGACGATAGATCTCGAGCTGCTCTAAAACAACGGCTTGCTGAGAAGGATTTGAGAGATGCTCTCTCATGGGCAATCGGCGTGCACCTATTTGATCTCTTTGAATTCGACGTCCTCGATCTCATCAGAGTTCACACTTGCTTTGGGCTTATCCGGCTTGCCGTGAATCTCTACCGAGGGCGGTTCCGGCGCCAAAAGGTTTTTGGCCATTCGTCCCAAGAAATAGATGAAAAAAGCAATTAATAATAAACGAATCATTTCCTACTTCCTTTCTTCGCCTCAAAACTGCGTTTCCGCAGGCGAGAAATACTCAATGCCCGAATGCGAGCGCATGATCTGCCGAATGACCTCCTGCAGATGTTGTTCATTATGAACGAAATCGATCATCGTGCTGTTGATGACCAGCAACGGCGCCTCGTTGTAATGAAAGAAAAAGCGGTTGTACGCCTCATTGAGCGAGCGGATGTACTCTTCACTCATGTTGCGCTCGTAGCTGCGGCCTCGTTTGCGGATGTTGGCCATCAGCCGCTCGGGCGACGACTGAAGATAGACGACCAGATCGGGCTTGGGAATGTTGCGCTCCAACAGGGAGGCGACATGGTCATAGAGAATCAACTCCCGATCATCGAGGTTCAAATGCGCAAAGATCCGATCTTTGGCAAACAGGTAATCCGAAACGGTGTACTCGTGAAAGAGATCGTACTGAAAACTTTCCTGCTGCTGGCGATAGCGACTGAGGAGAAAAAACAACTGGGTTTGAAAGGCAAACCGACGGGGATCGCGGTAAAAATCTTCCAGAAAAGGATTTTCTTCCGGCTTTTCCAGGATCAGCTTGGCTCCCAAATGCTCCGCCAACAACTGCGCCAGACTGGTCTTTCCCGCCCCAATGACGCCTTCGATACAGATATATTTTGGTTCCGCCACGCCTATGCCTCTCTGATCAGGTTCAAGAGTCGCTCGGAGTCCAAATAATGTCGTACTTGCGAACGATCCGTTGTCTCTGCCGCCAATTCACGCACGGTTTTGTTAAAGCGCGGGACACAAAAATCGGGCGCTATTTCCAACAGCGGCGTCAACACAAAAGCGCGTTCAGCCAGCCGCGGGTGCGGTATGACCAATCCATCCGCGTGAATCTCGGCTGAACCGTAAAGTAAAAGATCCAGATCAATCGTCCGCGGACCCCATCGTTCGCGCCGTTCTCGTCCGCCCAGCCGTTCGATTTCCAAACAAAGCCGCAAAAGTTGTTGCGGCGTCAGCTCGGTAATAAAACCGGCGACGCCGTTCAAAAAATCCGGCTGATCCGTTACACCCACCGGTTCGGTCTCATAAACGCCGGAGAGGCGATAAAGCTCCAACGCAGGATGTCGAATCAAGAGCTTCAACGCCCCAGCGATGTGATGCAGCCGATCGCCCAGATTAGCGCCGAAGCCGATATAGACCGGTGTCTTCACGCTTTGCTGCGGGTGATTTCGATCTGCGTTCCCTCCGCCAGCCCGCCCAACGGCGCCACCGGTTTGCGGACGCGCACGGTCACCTCCTGCACGTCAAACGATTCCAATATCGCCGAAGCGATTCGCTGGCTCAACGTTTCGATGAGGTAAAACCGCTGCTCCAATACGATGCTTTTGATGAGCCGATAGACGCGACGATAATCGACCGTGTCGCTGAGCATATCCGTTTCCGCCGCCCGGCTGATGTCGACGATCATCTCGACGTCTATCTCAAAGCGTTGGCCGTTCTCAATCTCGTGTTCTTCGAATCCATGATGAGCATGAAAGGTCATGCCCAAAATGGAGAGTTTATCGCGCGCTTTTACTTGTTGCACTTGCTCAGCCCGTTCTGCCTGATCCGCCGTCAATATAAAAAAACCCGCCGCGATTGTCAAGGCGGTTTTCCCCCCTTTAACTCTTGGAAATTTATTGAGAAAAG
The sequence above is drawn from the candidate division KSB1 bacterium genome and encodes:
- a CDS encoding HDIG domain-containing protein; this translates as MTREEALAIVRPRFSNANLFKHVLAVEAVMRELAEHFQQDVEQWGLIGLLHDLDYEETMNQPERHTLVTEELLKPYQLPEEIITAIKGHNNMAPRETLAAKALYAADPVTGLIVAGVLMHPERRLASVDADFILRRFKEKSFARGADRDQIRSCEQIGLTLPEFISLSINGMRRIADQLGF
- a CDS encoding deoxynucleoside kinase, translated to MAEPKYICIEGVIGAGKTSLAQLLAEHLGAKLILEKPEENPFLEDFYRDPRRFAFQTQLFFLLSRYRQQQESFQYDLFHEYTVSDYLFAKDRIFAHLNLDDRELILYDHVASLLERNIPKPDLVVYLQSSPERLMANIRKRGRSYERNMSEEYIRSLNEAYNRFFFHYNEAPLLVINSTMIDFVHNEQHLQEVIRQIMRSHSGIEYFSPAETQF
- the folK gene encoding 2-amino-4-hydroxy-6-hydroxymethyldihydropteridine diphosphokinase, whose amino-acid sequence is MKTPVYIGFGANLGDRLHHIAGALKLLIRHPALELYRLSGVYETEPVGVTDQPDFLNGVAGFITELTPQQLLRLCLEIERLGGRERRERWGPRTIDLDLLLYGSAEIHADGLVIPHPRLAERAFVLTPLLEIAPDFCVPRFNKTVRELAAETTDRSQVRHYLDSERLLNLIREA
- a CDS encoding GAF domain-containing protein, coding for MREHLSNPSQQAVVLEQLEIYRRQQERLQLLLDVTRNITRELILDRLLLRIMDEVKQVLDCERCSVFIIDEERGELATQVAHGASEIRFPKHLGLAGYVASTGRVLNIPDAYQDPRFNPEIDRQTGFVTRSVLTTPLRNSRGEIIGVFQALNKAGGPFTDDDVELLEAIGVIAASQIENAQLYEEQKKSFDSFIETLAGTIDARDPMTAGHSRRIALYADEIALIVALDEREREILRTAALLHDYGKIAVREAVLTKKTTLTREEFLHIQRHPLFTRSILEKINFTRHLREVPHIASAHHEKLDGSGYPEGLKGEEIPKLSRILAVCDVFDALTSVRHYRDRLPIVEVMRIIDDGAGKEFDPQFVGALKTVTLDRLLRIMENGFFAPAEEDLRLLSRYSLRDLLQATVESTDAEGQLLVNTFDFYYSRRYLREQL
- a CDS encoding sodium-dependent transporter; the encoded protein is MTAEKERGSWGSKLGFILAAAGSAVGLGNIWRFPYVTGQNGGAAFVLIYILFVAAIGVPVMIAEIALGRHTRHSPVGAFRTLAPRGGWRLIGLLGVLTGIGILSYYSVVAGWTLGYFFKTLIGAFSSAGFNSAEAQLIFNRFVADPFAGVGYFALFLFLSAIVVMGGVSGGIERTVRWMMPLLFILLLLLTIRSLTLEGAGAGLNFYLKPDFTKLTPNAVVMALGQALFSLSLGMGAMITYGSYLHKKENIFSSAAYVCLFDTLIAVLAGFLIFPALFAMNIDPAQGAGLVFIVLPTIFPRMIFGTLFGAAFFLLLAIAALTSTISLLEVAVAYMVDEHKWRRRPAVIAMTLLAFFLGLPSALSFGVVQKLTQIPGLGVGFLDLMNIIMGNYSLTLGALLVSIFVGYKWGVSAACREITAEGNSFPYRRLWAFLIRFICPIAILVIFVYILLSKNYF
- a CDS encoding RidA family protein, whose product is MKRIETAEAPAAIGPYSQAVAAAGTIIFVSGQLGLDPKTGELVAGIEAQTKQALRNLGEILAAAGASRQNVVKTTVFLQNMDDFAAMNAVYAEWFGEARPARSTVQVARLPKGALIEIEATAVIS
- the folB gene encoding dihydroneopterin aldolase: MGGKTEAAGKPADFSRRLFGGSRQRICFPTAAKVSEAEETFLNKFPRVKGGKTALTIAAGFFILTADQAERAEQVQQVKARDKLSILGMTFHAHHGFEEHEIENGQRFEIDVEMIVDISRAAETDMLSDTVDYRRVYRLIKSIVLEQRFYLIETLSQRIASAILESFDVQEVTVRVRKPVAPLGGLAEGTQIEITRSKA
- a CDS encoding DUF5683 domain-containing protein, whose amino-acid sequence is MKRSAAVFLFCLAVGSAWALSAERPDSTKSPRGALIRSLILPGWGQFYNGKWFKGVLIIGAEVGCIANAVIMDQLARQTEDENLKFYYTDSRNLSYWLLAATILYSAADAYVDAHLADFDESPELSVQATTDRERFLAASFRRWQVTLSIRL